AGGCGCGGCACCTCTTCCTGGATCTGCTGGAGGCGGCCCCCGGTGGAGTAGTGGCGGGTGAGGCGATACTTGAGCGCGAGCGCGCGGGTGGTGTCGCGGATCGGCGAGAGCGCGCGGCCCTTGATGTCGAGCTTGCCCGTCTGGCTGCCCTTCTTTTCGACCACAAACTTGCCCCAGAAGTTGAGCGGCGGGGCGACTTCGAGCACCAGCTCGGCAATGCGGCGCTGGAGCGGATCGTTGGCGGCCACGGCGTCGAACACCACCTTGCGGATGCGTTCGCAGATGTCGCGGTTGCCGGCCACGTAGCGCAAATCGTAGAGTACCAGGGCGCGCAGCATCGCCTCGCCATCGTAGGAATTGAAGCCGAGGATCTCTTCGCGCCATTCGGCTTCGCTGCGGCACCAGCGGGGGTTGGAGGCCATCACGCCGCCCTGGCAGCGCGAGAAACCGCACTCCACCATCATCTCGACCACGCGCGAAGTGAGTTGCAGGAAGATCTGACGGTTGCGCTCGTCTTCCGCTGGATCGCCGGTCGAGGCAAAGATGAAGGCGTTGTCCATATCCGTCCGCAGCACCTGCTCGCGGCGGCCGTCGCTGCCCACCGTCATCCACGCCCATTCCAGCTCCGGCAGCACTACATTGGCTGCGGCCAGCTCGTCGGTGGCGAGCGTTACCAATCGCTCGACCAGCTCGTCGAACAGTTCGGCGCAAATCTGGCCGAGGATGATGCCCGAGATACCGGCCTCCACGTAGCTGCGGGCAATTTGCTCCACCTCGTCGCACAGCTCGCGCAGGCGCTGGGTGCTCTTGGCAAAGCGGATTTCGCGCAGCAGCCCGGCCGGGTGGTGACCGCTCTGCGCCAGCAAGTCTTTGTGCGTGCAGACGTCGAGGGCCTTGCTCTTGGGCGTGCCGTCTTCCGTCACGCAAATCTGGCCCACCCGCTGGCGCAACATCAGCAGCATGGCCGAGGTGGCGCTGGTGGTGGGCGAGACGGTGTAGACCGGGCTGGCCATCACTTCCTTGACCGGGGCGTCAATGCTCAGGCCCTGCACCATGCCCCATTTGACGAGGTTGACGCTCGTCACCATGCCCAGCGGGCGACGCTCGTTGTCGACCACGAGAATCGAGGGCACGCGCTTGGCCACCATGAGGGTCGAAGCCTGGCGGATGGTCTCCGTCGGCAGGCAGGTCAGCAGACGCTCGACCGGGCGGATCTGGACCATTTGCGCGCCGTCAAGGTGGGCCTGCAGGATGGTACGCTTGGCCTGGAGCTGGGCCTCGTGCTGGTCGGGTACCTTGCCGCCCACGCGGGTGGCCCAAAAAAGGTGGCGCCGGGCGTAGTGGCGAGCCTCGTCGTGCTCCTGCAACAGCTTGCGCATCACCTCGGCGGAGAGCACATACAGCAGCGCGTCCTCGACCACTACGGCGGTTACGCGAAACGGCTCTTGTTGCATGATGGCGGTCAGCCCCAACAAGTCGCCCATGTCGCGCACGTCGACGAGTTCCTGCCCGTGCCCGTTGTCCCAATGGTATTCCACGCGTCCGCGCGCGAGGAAGTAGAGCTCGTCTTGCGGCAGCTCGCCCTGCTTCCACACGATCTCCTCTGCCACCAGCGCGCGCACGCGGGCCTGCTCGGCCAGCCGCTGCACGACGTCTTCGGGTAGCATGGTGAAGGGTGGGTAGCGCCCCAGGGCGGAGGCAATACGGTCGGGGATAACATTCGCGCGCTGCATACCCCTATCATGCAGTTGCCCACGCCCTTAGCAACGGCGAAGGTGAGGGCGGAGGCAGACTGCACGTCGGCAGTTCTGCACCCAGCTCGCTAGGCTGCCTTGGGTCCGCCGGAGAGCTTGCCTACGCCCCATTTGGCGACGTTGAAGGCGCAGAGGGCCAGCAGGGTGAGGCCGACGGTAGGCATCATGATGCCGAGCAGGATGATCACGGCGACGATGGCTTTGGGTACCTCCTCGTTGCGCGTCTTGCGGGGCGCACCGAACTTGCCCGCCGGGCGGCGACGCCACCACATCCACACCCCTGTGAGGCTCATGCCCACGATCACGAGGCAGGAGAGCAGGGCGATGATCTTGGTCGGCATTCCGAAGATGCGACCGGTGTGGATCGAGTAAAAGAGCAAGGCGGC
This genomic stretch from Verrucomicrobiota bacterium JB022 harbors:
- a CDS encoding DUF294 nucleotidyltransferase-like domain-containing protein encodes the protein MQRANVIPDRIASALGRYPPFTMLPEDVVQRLAEQARVRALVAEEIVWKQGELPQDELYFLARGRVEYHWDNGHGQELVDVRDMGDLLGLTAIMQQEPFRVTAVVVEDALLYVLSAEVMRKLLQEHDEARHYARRHLFWATRVGGKVPDQHEAQLQAKRTILQAHLDGAQMVQIRPVERLLTCLPTETIRQASTLMVAKRVPSILVVDNERRPLGMVTSVNLVKWGMVQGLSIDAPVKEVMASPVYTVSPTTSATSAMLLMLRQRVGQICVTEDGTPKSKALDVCTHKDLLAQSGHHPAGLLREIRFAKSTQRLRELCDEVEQIARSYVEAGISGIILGQICAELFDELVERLVTLATDELAAANVVLPELEWAWMTVGSDGRREQVLRTDMDNAFIFASTGDPAEDERNRQIFLQLTSRVVEMMVECGFSRCQGGVMASNPRWCRSEAEWREEILGFNSYDGEAMLRALVLYDLRYVAGNRDICERIRKVVFDAVAANDPLQRRIAELVLEVAPPLNFWGKFVVEKKGSQTGKLDIKGRALSPIRDTTRALALKYRLTRHYSTGGRLQQIQEEVPRLKEWASLAYDSYDFLLRLRILTGLKRGDTGRYIEPNALTKMERTYLSSVFDVVRMGQRNLQVEFHLEPRNR